In one Alnus glutinosa chromosome 12, dhAlnGlut1.1, whole genome shotgun sequence genomic region, the following are encoded:
- the LOC133852640 gene encoding F-box/LRR-repeat protein At4g14103-like, with protein sequence MRRAISIMETNCLIQEPRKKQKPNEEEGIDGSRKCLGDLPEEVLRHILSFLLTKDAVRTSVLSKRWEYLWASIPDLDFEQSFLDKRNILMNFVERVLCLRDSYAINRFTLACDVLLDASRVNTWISAAVRHNVRELYIKLYDLKGEFPLPCCLFTCKTLTSLHLCMPIILKLPTTICLSNLKTLTIESVTFSDEYLTQQFFSRLPALEKLCLQDCSWGSLKVVRLSTPKLRSLSITEFERPNSSYGDGCQIMIFAFGLKEFVYNGELHGDYSLCKSFSLEEAEIDAIPDDTSAQIAHRMYKLLIGLSNVKFLRLSGEVVWVWLLLSL encoded by the coding sequence ATGAGGCGAGCCATCTCAATTATGGAGACAAATTGTTTGATTCAAGAACCCCGAAAGAAACAGAAACCGAATGAAGAAGAGGGCATTGATGGGAGCAGGAAATGCTTAGGTGACTTACCTGAGGAGGTTCTTCGACACATCCTCTCATTTCTTCTAACAAAAGATGCTGTTAGGACAAGTGTGCTTTCTAAAAGGTGGGAATACTTATGGGCTTCTATTCCCGATCTAGATTTTGAACAATCCTTTCTAGATAagagaaatattttgatgaATTTTGTGGAAAGGGTGCTTTGTCTTCGTGACTCCTATGCTATAAATCGATTCACACTCGCTTGTGATGTGCTACTTGATGCATCTCGTGTTAACACATGGATTTCTGCCGCAGTAAGGCATAATGTTCGAGAGTTGTATATTAAGCTTTACGACTTAAAGGGAGAATTTCCATTGCCTTGTTGCTTGTTTACTTGTAAGACACTGACAAGCTTACACCTTTGTATGCCCATTATCTTGAAGCTTCCCACTACAATTTGTTTGTCAAATCTAAAGACCTTGACTATCGAAAGTGTTACATTTTCGGATGAGTACTTAACTCAGCAGTTTTTCTCTAGGCTGCCGGCCCTTGAGAAATTATGTTTACAGGATTGCAGCTGGGGGAGTCTCAAGGTTGTGCGGCTTTCTACTCCCAAGCTTCGTTCTCTGAGCATAACGGAATTTGAGAGGCCGAATTCGAGTTATGGGGATGGTTGTCAGATTATGATTTTTGCATTCGGTCTAAAAGAATTTGTGTACAATGGTGAACTGCACGGCGACTATTCGTTATGCAAGTCATTCTCACTAGAAGAGGCAGAGATTGATGCTATCCCTGATGATACATCAGCTCAAATTGCTCATCGCATGTATAAACTTCTTATAGGGCTCTCCAACGTTAAATTTTTAAGACTTTCCGGTGAGGTGGTTTGGGTATGGCTACTTCTCTCTttgtaa